GTGTACATTGTTCGCAGCCGATACTGGGGTAATTCTGATCATGTAATGGGTTGTATACGAGATCATGCTCCCGAATGTAATTCCATACATCCTCACTAGACCAATCTGCAATTGGATTGAACTTGACGAGCCCAAACTTCACATCGTATTCAATCTTCTTAGCGTTTGCTCTTGTTAGAGCTTGATCTCGTCTGATTCCAGTAATCCAAGCTTCATATTTGGATAGAATCATACTTAACGGAGTTACCTTACGGATGTCACAACAGGCATTCGGATCCTTCTTCCACAGTTCCGCACCATATTGCTGCTCCTGCTCCTCTGGCGTAATTTCCGGAGACACTCTCACGAACTTTAGACCGTATCTCTCCACTAATCGATCCCGGGTCTCATAAGTCTCCTTGAAATGAAAGTCGGTATCCAGGTAGAAGACGTCCGCCTTAGGACTAATTTTCTGAAGCATGTCTACAAGCACGACATCCTCCGCGCCGAAGCTGCAGGCAAAGGTTATGTTGGGAAATGTCTCAACTGCCCAAGCGATAATCTCCTGCGGCGTAGCCGACTCAAATTCTACAGCTTTCTCCTCAATCAGTGCCTCTTTCTCCAGTAAATTCATACTCCGCCCCCATGTCTTGGAATAAGTCCTACTAATCAGATTTGAATTATCAATATATAGTATAAATATTTCCAGGTAGAAGTCAATGAAAAAAGCGCCCAAATGGGCGCTTCAATTCATAATTAAAATCTGTAGGAGGAGTCCATATGATGGTTCGTAGGCTTCTGAGCAGCGCTAATCATAAGAAGAATACCTGTAATCAAATGCATAATCATACCCAGGATAGGAATCCAGGCAACGACCGAAGTAACGATTCCGACAATCGAACCATATTTCGATTCGTTATTATTTGCAGACAAGACTAATGTAATAATATGTAGTACAAACATGATGAA
The window above is part of the Paenibacillus lutimineralis genome. Proteins encoded here:
- a CDS encoding phosphoadenylyl-sulfate reductase, which translates into the protein MNLLEKEALIEEKAVEFESATPQEIIAWAVETFPNITFACSFGAEDVVLVDMLQKISPKADVFYLDTDFHFKETYETRDRLVERYGLKFVRVSPEITPEEQEQQYGAELWKKDPNACCDIRKVTPLSMILSKYEAWITGIRRDQALTRANAKKIEYDVKFGLVKFNPIADWSSEDVWNYIREHDLVYNPLHDQNYPSIGCEQCTRPVMPGEDPRAGRWAESEKTECGLHK